Proteins from one Candidatus Methylomirabilota bacterium genomic window:
- a CDS encoding branched-chain amino acid ABC transporter ATP-binding protein/permease produces MTPRVGWALAAAAALALPALTANTYYLYLACSIGLLTIVTAGLNVLAGFTGQISLGHAGFYALGAYAAGLAATRLAAPRWAAAIAAVLVAAVLGAAVASAALRVSGPYLAMVTIAFGIIVEHVLVEWVSVTGGPGGIFNIPKLSVGGSYWLIAAVAAVALWLTANLRGSAWGRAMLAVKSSEVAAESLGLSAYFIRITAFTISAALAGLAGALFTFLNGYISPDSFTLQTSIVFLLALLFGGLGSLAGPLVGATALTVLPELLTGLADYRLILYGSLLLISIYWLPAGVVGAIAGRGRARTAPADIAADSVAAVEPAAAGAGAPPASEPGALLGIERIGVSFGGVVALTEVTLSVPSRHIVAVIGPNGAGKTTLLNLITGYYRPDSGEIRLGGEAITGLPPYAIARRGVARTFQTAQPFDDLTVVDNVMVGVAGPRLGGLAGALLGLPGRRRRERELRRRAQAWLAMLGLAARAEEPAASLPAGLRRSLEIARALATQPRLLLLDEPAAGLAPIEIETLDRRLTALREQAGPAIVLVEHHMELVMAISDRIAVLDYGRVIASGSPAAVRENPAVIEAYLGVPA; encoded by the coding sequence GTGACTCCGCGCGTGGGCTGGGCGCTGGCGGCCGCCGCGGCGCTCGCGCTGCCCGCCCTGACCGCCAACACGTACTATCTCTACCTCGCGTGCAGCATCGGCCTGCTGACCATCGTCACCGCCGGACTCAACGTGCTCGCCGGATTCACCGGCCAGATCTCCCTCGGGCACGCCGGCTTCTACGCGCTCGGGGCGTACGCGGCGGGCCTGGCCGCCACCCGGCTCGCGGCCCCGCGCTGGGCGGCGGCGATCGCCGCGGTGCTGGTGGCCGCGGTCCTCGGGGCCGCGGTGGCCTCGGCGGCGCTGCGCGTGTCCGGGCCCTACCTCGCGATGGTGACCATCGCCTTCGGCATCATCGTGGAGCACGTGCTGGTGGAGTGGGTGTCGGTGACCGGCGGGCCGGGGGGCATCTTCAACATCCCGAAGCTGTCGGTGGGCGGCTCCTACTGGCTGATCGCCGCGGTGGCCGCCGTCGCGCTCTGGCTCACCGCGAATCTCAGGGGCTCGGCGTGGGGACGCGCGATGCTCGCGGTGAAGAGCAGCGAGGTGGCCGCGGAGTCGCTCGGGCTGTCGGCCTACTTCATCCGCATCACCGCCTTCACGATCTCGGCCGCGCTCGCGGGGCTGGCCGGCGCGTTGTTCACGTTCCTCAACGGCTACATCTCGCCCGACAGCTTCACGCTGCAGACCTCCATCGTCTTCCTGCTCGCCCTGCTCTTCGGGGGTCTCGGCAGCCTCGCCGGGCCGCTCGTCGGCGCAACCGCGCTGACCGTGCTGCCGGAGCTGCTCACCGGGCTGGCCGACTACCGGCTGATCCTGTACGGCTCGCTCCTGCTGATCTCGATCTACTGGCTGCCCGCCGGCGTGGTGGGCGCGATCGCCGGTCGCGGCCGTGCGCGGACGGCGCCGGCCGACATCGCCGCGGACTCCGTCGCCGCCGTCGAGCCCGCGGCCGCCGGTGCCGGTGCCCCGCCGGCATCGGAGCCGGGGGCCCTGCTCGGGATCGAGCGGATCGGCGTCTCGTTCGGCGGCGTGGTGGCCCTCACGGAGGTGACGCTGTCGGTCCCGTCGCGGCACATCGTGGCCGTGATCGGACCCAATGGGGCGGGCAAGACCACCCTGCTCAACCTGATCACCGGGTACTATCGTCCCGACTCGGGCGAGATCCGTCTCGGCGGCGAGGCGATCACCGGGCTGCCGCCCTACGCCATCGCCCGTCGGGGCGTGGCACGCACGTTCCAGACCGCGCAGCCCTTCGACGATCTCACCGTGGTGGACAACGTCATGGTCGGCGTGGCCGGACCCCGGCTCGGCGGCCTCGCGGGAGCCCTGCTCGGCCTGCCGGGTCGCCGCCGCCGCGAGCGGGAGCTGCGCCGGCGGGCGCAGGCCTGGCTCGCGATGCTCGGGCTGGCGGCCCGGGCCGAGGAGCCGGCGGCGTCCCTGCCCGCCGGCCTGCGCCGGTCACTCGAGATCGCCCGCGCGCTGGCCACGCAGCCGCGGCTGCTCCTGCTCGACGAGCCTGCGGCCGGGCTCGCGCCGATCGAGATCGAGACGCTGGACCGGCGGCTCACCGCCTTGCGCGAGCAGGCCGGCCCGGCCATCGTGCTGGTCGAGCACCACATGGAGCTGGTGATGGCGATCTCCGATCGGATCGCCGTGCTGGACTACGGCCGCGTCATCGCGAGCGGCAGCCCGGCGGCGGTGCGCGAGAACCCGGCGGTGATCGAGGCCTACCTGGGGGTCCCGGCGTGA